The window TCATACCAACGATTAATTACGATGTTAATAAAGAAACGTTAAATACAAATTGTCAACAGAAAGTAAAACATAGTAGCATGGTTAAAAAGTAAAAGTAAAAGAGAAGGTTTCATTGGATAATTATCTTTCTCAGTCACCCAAAACAAAGCAAGAGGGAGAAAATAACAAAGAGAAGAGAACCCAACAAACGATCCGATCCAGAATCACCCGGAGGAGGAATGTGATAGTAAAACGGAAAATAAGGAACGATGGGATTTGGTGGAGGCGGCGTCGGGAAGTTGCCGTAAGAAGCAGGCGGATAATAGTAACTTTGTCCACCGTCTCCATATCCTCCGTACGGAGGAGGGTATTTACCACCACCTGAActtgaaggaggaggaggaggagaatagTAATAAGAGCCGCCGCCGCTTCCGCCGGAGGAGCTTGGAGgagtaggaggaggaggaggagaagacgTCGGGACAGGGTTACATGGATTGTCGCAAGAGGAACACATTGTGCAAGAAACAGTTTGGTCCTTTGACGTCACGCAGAGAGACAGTGACAGTAGTAGCAGTATAAGAAGAGCTGACAAGTTTGAGAATCTGATTGCTTCCATTGTCAGAAGTTTTGCTGACGGCAAATGATAGACTGAGAGGATTAAAGATCAAgtgataagagagagagagagaggaagaagcaCATTCAGAGGCTCAGAGTAGAAGTGTACTTCTTTTTATCAAggaaattcatatttttaattatttttttattttctagaaaattttattttatatattcaaagatatgtgtattttatatatgtcaTTATCTTTTAACCTCTACCATTTGTAGGCATATGACTATATTCGAATATTTAGTCTTAGACgatataaatttagtttttattagaCTCTATTTTTACATCTATTCTATTGTGATGGATTGTAGTTTAAATCGCGAGGGTTCTAGGAAATGGTTACATTTAGAACAATTTCATTGTTAAGATATctaaaacaaaaagtaaaaatattttactaaattataactacttaaataaaaaaaatttggtctaatacttaattaaattttaatctaaaaaaaatacaaaacactTAATAATAAGCACCTATCTGGAATAGTTTTGaattattaaaaagttttattttttaaatgaaatctctcattttttttacatatttatattttatttcattattttattggtGAAATATCTATTGGAGTTTTACCAATTGACATGCTCTTATAAGCATTAAGCCAACGCCACCACAAGATCAACAGTGTGAAGAGTAgacaaatttaattacatacCTTTAGTACTTCTCTTAATAACTGactctatatttatttttggtttttttttacctgacTCTATTGTTCTTTTTAAAATTCGATTGCATGCATTTATTCATAATTTACCAACGATGACAGTGTGAAAGAGTAGTGATATTGTATCACTACGAGCACCTAGGATCAATAGTATTCCATTATTTGAAGTAAACTCTACCACCTTGAATACCTAGTTGGTCTAAGGTAAGTGAACGGTGGTTGCGATAGCCAACCAATAGGGCCAATGGAAAGTCGCACCCTATATTGATGTAAAAGGTTTTCAGCCAACCAATAGGGCCAATGGAAAGTCACACCCTATATTGATGTAAAAGGTTTTTCAGTTTACATATAAAGTTACTTTCATGCAAAAGGAACGGTGTAATCATCATGTATCAAAATACCAATAGGATTAAATTGCATTTGAGAAAAAGGTCTTCCACATTTTGCTAAAGTGACAAAGACAAAACTGAATTTTGCTTTCGAACGTTTTCCAATTTATTTATCTTAGGTAATGTGAATGTAGTGGAGTGGAGTGAAGTGATTTGAACTttgaaaaagaaagataaagagAATCAAACAAAGCAACAAAGGCAAAGGGAGACAAAAGATCCATATGTGTTGGCTGTCAAAATGTTTATCGGATTCTTCCTTGTTTGTTGATAGTAAAGTCATCACTTTATTCCCTTCCTTCACATGcagcttctttttttcttacaaattgGAGATGACTCATGTCGCCATcgaattttaatcataataaaGGAATATCACGTACATGAATCCGCAGATGATCTAATACAAATACAATAATGCAATTTTCCTAAGCCAATTATCTTCCTTCCCCTTCCCTTCAGACCTTCCATCAAACAATCAGGTGTATGTAAAGCTGATTGTGAAATTGATAAAACATTCGACTCTGAACCATGACTAAAACATTTGACGAAATATTTACGCTGGGAGACACAATTTGAGTTTACAATATCACTAAGAGACACATTGTCTATGTAACACACTTTCTCATGTTAGTTTTACCAACATAACCTCCAACTAGGAAACCTTCAACTAAGAGAGGCAAAGAGAGAGGTAACTCTTGTTAGCCAATCCAACTAACCAAACTGATATAATCTTTTTACCTTTTGTGAAAATGAATAAAACATTTCTAATAATCTTATATCTTCCTTTATCTTCACAAAATCTATCGCCGTTTCTAATGAACCCTAATTTCTTTCTTCCCCGACATCTTTTAGATTCAGAAATCGAAATCTGAAGTTGAACCCCTTTCTCCTTCTATAGACGTTTTCTTTCTCCCTGAATCTCGACGTTTTCTTTCTCCCCGAATTTCTTCCCGAAATCAAAATTGACATCTCGATCTCTGTTTCTCGACCTCGAAACTCTGTTCTTTACCGCCTCTGATGATTCACATATTAACTCCAAATTGAAGGTTAGATCCCGCTTCTTAAAACAACTACTTGACTCTGTCTTCTCGGTCCAAACCCGAACTTTTTACATCTTGAGAAATTGAACCCCTTTCTCTAGGCTCAGTCCCGTGTGGAAACGATGGTGGTGGCTGTGGAGGGCGTGGTGGAAGAAGCGGTGGATACCGTAGTGGAGGCAGTGGTGGTTGTGGAAGCGATGGTGGAAGACGTGAGTATGGATACAATGGTGGTGGTTAGTGGAGGTGGATGCCGAATCTTCATCCACAAAACCTTGAACATAAGACCTCATCCACAAGATCTTCATGCACaaaaccttgattcatgtgtccACATTTTCCCGTGTCCATAATTTTACCATCCACAATGTGTATGTTCATATCTAACTCTTCCACAATTTTTCGTGTCCACAAACACTTGATGCAATGTGCAATTTTTGCTTCAAAATCGAACCATTTTAggtttattttgtttctaatgATATATCTCAACTTTCGTCTCTTTGTTCTTAAATTAGCAGAGAACAGAGaataatagtttattttttgtcaacGGTTCATCGTAACCACAAGCATTGCGTCCATATATATCTATCCATAAGTATCTGTTAAGTGTCCACGTTTCTTGCGTCCACATTTTTTGTGTCCATAAATCTTCTATTGATTATGCTCGATGACTTTTCAGATTTACTTAACTTTTCTACTATATTTATGTACATATAAcaagtaaaaaaataattaaatagattTTAGTTTGCTTGTCCATAATTCTTGTTTCTATAATTCATTTGTAATTTACGTGTTCACAACTCATGaatccactttttttttctatccaCAATATAGATATCCATATTTCATTTGTCCACAAATGCTTAATCCAAAAATCTGACATCAAAtggttaaaatatatgttaatgGATGTTAAAATGTAGAAGATAAAAAGCTAAAATTTACTatgtcaaattttttaatttttatactttaatatttgaaaaataatcaAACTAAGGAACGAGAGGTgaacttataaaaataataaaaatatattaaaaaaatacaaaaaattgcAACTCATCGGTCAAGTTACAATTATTTAGTCactcaaaccaaaatctaatataaataaGTTATTGTGTGACCAAATCCAATTGACCATGTAGTTTATTTCTTAAAGAGAACAAACTTCTCTTTCCACCTAAAGCAGGGGTAATTCCGTCCACGAAAGAACAGCTATATGGACAATGTGTCCCAACTATAGAATGTGTCTCTAAAAGTAAAAGACATAATGTGTCTCTGTATGTAAATGTCTCATGTTTATCGGATTCTTCCTTGTTTGTTGATAGTAAAGTCATCACTTTATTCCCTTCCTTCACATGcagcttctttttttcttacaaattgGAGATGACTCATGTCGCCATcgaattttaatcataataaaGGAATATCACGTACATGAATCCGCAGATGATCTAATACAAATACAATAATGCAATTTTCCTAAGCCAATTATCTTCCTTCCCCTTCCCTTCAGACCTTCCATCAAACAATCAGGTGTATGTAAAGCTGATTGTGAAATTGATAAAACATTCGACTCTGAACCATGACTAATTTTAACTAGATTAACACActcttttcaaaataattatttttgcgtaaatcattttaatataattcagTTCTATTTTTTATGGAAGTCAGCAAACATCCGCTAGTTTTGTTATCTATCACTGACACAATTCATCATAGCAGAATCCTTGTTACCTTTATTgggataaattaaaattatttactagTCACTGAAGCAGTTAACTTTGTGGCAGTCTCTTTTCTCAGTGGTTGACCGCCGGCACACGTGTGAAGCATAAGTACAGCGAAACACCTCTCTTATGTTCGGTccaatccaaaccaaaccaaaccaaaccaaaccgcaTGAACGACTGATATTAAACGGGGTTTAAACTATAATAAGACAAAAGTTAGAGGGTATAACATGTAAATGTCAtcgctgacaaaaaaaaaacatgtaaatattatcttgacttttcttttttgtaaacTCGTGTCTTTGCGAACTTGTAGTTCGGTAATAAGTCTAGCttccactctctctctctttctctttctctttctctttttccattgttcttccccttctctctctcttccggtCTTCTAGGGTTACGTTCATCACGTtcaaagttttctccttttcaTCTCAATTCTTCTCTGTATCCTGTAACAATCAGAGGAATATGGATTCCAATTCATGGATTAATTGTCCCTCAGTTTTctcatcctcttcttcttctcgacGGTGTCAATCTCGATCAGGTTCGCGCTTCTTCTTTATTTTCAGGATTCATCATGAGACTGATCCGTTAAATTGGTGGGGGCAGATTTGTATATAGGTGGAGGGTACGAGGATCTTGAAGGAGAAGACGATTTGAAGTCGGAGTTTATATGCCCTTTTTGCGCGGAGGTCTTTGACATTGTTGGGCTCTGTTGTCACATTGATGAAGAGCATCCTGTTGAGGTCAAGAACGGGGTAATTAACGAATCATCATCAAACCCTTCTTTAAAAATGTTACTGTCTTTTGGAGACAGGACTTGTCTGATTCTTAGGTTTGGTCATGTCTTTAGCTTTAGCTTTGTTCGGATTGTTACAAAACATGGCTTCCTTTTTTAGAAAGTTCGAAGCTTTGCTTGAAATTGAAAATGTTGGTTTTATGTTCTCCTCTCCCTACCTGTTGTTTCTTCTTACCCTTCTCTAAATGATATGTCTTTTGAGACAGGACTTGTCTGATTCTTAGGTTTGGCCAGGTCTTTAGCTCTACATTTGTTCTGATTGTTACAaacttttgtttcttatttagAAAGTTTGAAGCTTTGAATGTAATTGAAAATGTTAGCTTTATGTTCTGTTCTTGGTGATGATGAAATGCTCTGCCTACCTACctgttgtttccttttatcaGATGAGCCCATTTAACAGCTTTGTGGAGGCAAGTTTTGTCTGATTCTTAGGTTTGGTCAGGTCTTACCCTCAGCATTGTTCAGATTGTTACAAAACATGGTTTCCTCTTTTAGAAAGTCTGAAGCTTTATTGGTTTTATGTTCTGTTCTTGGTGACGTTAAAATGCTCTCTGCCAACCTCTTGTTTCTTCTTATCAGATGAGCCCATTTAGCAGCCTTATGAAATCCAATCTTTGGATTGTTTTCATTAAATTGAGTATTCTTCATTAGCTGGTAATAAGTAATTAGTGATCTTTCATGATCCTTATCTGCTTTCTCTTAGACTTGGCGTTGAAACAATATGATCTTTGTTATCTCTCAGGTCTGTCCTGTATGCACAAAGAGGGTGGGGTTAGATATCGTTGGCCACATCACTACGCAACATGCAAACTTTTTCAAGATATCCTTTCTTTATTACAAGTTAACTGATGCTTTGTTCTGTTTTATACCTTAGCTCTATGTTTATTCCTTGATGTGAGATTCTACGTGCAGCGAAGGAGAAGGTTGAGAAAAGGAGGATACAGCTCTGCTTATCTGGCTTTAAAGAAAGAACTCCGAGAAGCAAACTTACAGTCACTTCTTGGTGGATCTTCTTCAAGTTTCACTTCTTCAACGAATATAGATTCTGATCCGTTGCTGTCATCCTTTATGTTTAGTTCTCCTTCAAGCAAATCTGTTGTAGAAGGAACCTCAGCTACAAAAGTCTCGCATAAGGCATCTCTCAAAAGGtataataatatgtatatatctgCAAAACAATAGAGAGCTTCTTTCTCACTTTGGACTCTTGGCTTTTGTTTTGTGTAGAGACATTCAAGAAGCTCCACTTTCAGGTGAAGATCAAGAGAAGGCGAAGAAGAGCGAGTTTGTGCGAGGTTTGTTCTTGTCAACCATGCTTGGAGATGATTACTAGAGCGGTTGAAAATTGTTAGAGTGGTCTCTCAATGTATGATGGAGAAAAGCTTGCAAGTTAAGGGGAAGCAGAGTTTAATCCATATCTTACTGTCATTGTACGTTGAAACCTTGGTTGTGCATACTTTCTTTTCGTTGAGACGTTCATAgattctaattaaaaaaatacgtTTTGGGAAAAGACAAGAGAACATGAAATGGTCTTTGAATCATGACAAGAGAAaattgaaactaaaaaaaaaaaaacaaaatttctttGATTACacattgtattaaaaaaaaatgaacctgTACAGACTTTGTCATCTCACAATAtgcaaaacaaattaaaaacaaaaacggACTGAAAGGAACATGCATGGTCTGAGGTCAGATCATGTTGGTTTATTTGAGGTGAAAAAAGAATCTGACCTTTTCTAACTTCACCAATATGAATGAGTCCTAGAAAGAATCCCCTTGTTTCTTTTTTAGAATGTAGCTCTACCATAACCATTATTAACTCTCATAAGCTCGGGACACGGTTCAGGTGTCACGAGCTTAGAAGACCCATACACATAGGAGCAACTCCAAGAaccatcagaagaagaagaaccagagCTCATCAACAAAGAAACATTGTATAAAGCCACTGACCTAAACGGAGACTCTTTGATCCCAAACAACTCCCCCGCAACGCCGATATCTACTCCAGAAACGTTGCTTAATCTAATGCCATTAACTATGGGAAGAGCATTTGCGTCAAACTTATCATCCGGATGAGAACCAAAGCTACCATTAGCCACAATAGCAGTACCTATCCTCCACATATCGATATTCGAAACATCGATCTCTCTGATGTAACCGCCTCTTCCTTTAGTGGTTCTAAAGGCAATGCCGGTTAGTGAGTTGCGTATAAAGGCGTTATCGACCACGACATGAGATATTCCACCTGACATTTCACTACCAAAGGAGATAGATGAACCAGAAGCTGCTTGAAGGTTGACGTTTCTTATATGAACGTTTTCAGTAGGACGTGAGTAGGAGATTCCATATTCATCCCAACCGCTTTTGAGTGAAATCGCGTCGTACCCCATGTTGATGGTAGAGTTTTGGATGCACACATTATCAGAAGAATCTGCAGAATAATTAACAACAAAGGAGTcaattatatattcttaaacATAAAACTAGTTGAACATATGctattgtattttaatatttgtagtGAGATTCCGCATAAATTTTAAAGGCCAAcactaatatttaaaatttggctAATCCAATCATTAGTTTTGAGTTAGAAACATATGAAACTTAACATGGCAGAGAGTTTCGTTTGTTGACTCAAATAAAATGGTCCAAAAGAAGAATTAGTATCGATCTTAAAATGAAGAGATATgctcagtgttctaaaaatcagtGCAGACGGCTCTTAAGtgctttaaaataaaaaatctgtaTAGCCGTTCAAAAAATTGGTTTAGATACAcgcctaatcaataatctcatATAAAGCGTCTAGCGATTTTTGAATATAGGATATGCCCATAAGAACTACCGTTATCTCCAAGAGACGTGTTGAGATTCTATATCGAAAGTTTAAATGACCGATactaatatataagagatttgggcaaaaaaaatttaatcaactAGAAACAGAGACAACTAACCTGGTACAATGCCGATTGTATAAGGAGATCCAGGAGAAGAATGAGCCAATATCTTATCAATATATACATGGCTGCATTAGTGAAAATGGTTAGAATCAAGAGAGTTACCAAATGGTTTAGGCTTAAGCTAGCTCGTACCTAGAGTATATTGCATGGACTGTATAACACGGTGCGTTCAAAAACGTGACATTCGAGATAGTTATATCTTGGGAAGAAATAAACTCAACGAGGTGAGGACGGTTGTACTTTAAGGAATGAGAAGTAAACCGATCCCACCAAACCAATCCTTGACCATCTATAGTACCATTATCACCTAAAAAGGAGTAATCATAAAGTGAGTAAACTAACATAATGAGATCAAAAGGACGTATACACAAAGCATTGTTATTATTACCTGTTATAATAACATCATGTAGCATATGACCGCTTATCAAACTCTTGTATCGCTTCCCAGGCAAATCAATCCCTCGTCCATATGATGGTAATGGTTCAACAACTCCCCAATGCGATGGATCCTTTTGTAGTAACAGACACaccaaaacataaaaacattaatatttgGGGTTTTCCTGCTCCATATCAAAGTTTAGGACTATAtgtgagaaggagaagaagtatTATTATACCTGAGAAGCAACTATAACGGCGCCGTTTTCGAGAAAGAGAGTGAGATGGCTGGTGAGGCTGAAACTCCCGGTGAGCCATTTTCCGGGAGGGACGTAGAGCTGGGCCCCACCTTTGTCGGCGAATGACATAAGATAGAAAACTGCGTTTTGAAACGCGAGAGTGTTGAGCGTTTTGCCATCTCCAACCGCTCCAAACTCTGCGATTGAGACGCTGTGCGGTCTCGTACTCAACGACCTCCCCCCAAGTTCGTCGCATATTCTTCCGGCGCCGTGAGTCTTTGCGTAAACCGGAATCAAACTGGTTAACGCCAACACCAAGATTAATGCACCCTGCGACAAGAGCAAGAACACCAAGAAAATGTAATGAAACAGAGAAAAACAGAGAGTTTCGAGTTTTGTTTGAAATTGGCTCTAAGACCGAGAAGAAAGGGACAAATATATAACTAAGAGAGAACACACTTACTGACATCTTTATTTGTAATGAAGCTGTCGGATGATAAAAAGCTATAAAGGCAAGAACCTTACGTGCCAAGTGTAACCAAacacagagaaagagagaaggagaagaagaagctttttAATACACAACAG of the Brassica rapa cultivar Chiifu-401-42 chromosome A03, CAAS_Brap_v3.01, whole genome shotgun sequence genome contains:
- the LOC103859180 gene encoding probable polygalacturonase isoform X1, which produces MSGALILVLALTSLIPVYAKTHGAGRICDELGGRSLSTRPHSVSIAEFGAVGDGKTLNTLAFQNAVFYLMSFADKGGAQLYVPPGKWLTGSFSLTSHLTLFLENGAVIVASQDPSHWGVVEPLPSYGRGIDLPGKRYKSLISGHMLHDVIITGDNGTIDGQGLVWWDRFTSHSLKYNRPHLVEFISSQDITISNVTFLNAPCYTVHAIYSSHVYIDKILAHSSPGSPYTIGIVPDSSDNVCIQNSTINMGYDAISLKSGWDEYGISYSRPTENVHIRNVNLQAASGSSISFGSEMSGGISHVVVDNAFIRNSLTGIAFRTTKGRGGYIREIDVSNIDMWRIGTAIVANGSFGSHPDDKFDANALPIVNGIRLSNVSGVDIGVAGELFGIKESPFRSVALYNVSLLMSSGSSSSDGSWSCSYVYGSSKLVTPEPCPELMRVNNGYGRATF
- the LOC103859178 gene encoding protein DEHYDRATION-INDUCED 19 homolog 4 — protein: MDSNSWINCPSVFSSSSSSRRCQSRSDLYIGGGYEDLEGEDDLKSEFICPFCAEVFDIVGLCCHIDEEHPVEVKNGVCPVCTKRVGLDIVGHITTQHANFFKVQRRRRLRKGGYSSAYLALKKELREANLQSLLGGSSSSFTSSTNIDSDPLLSSFMFSSPSSKSVVEGTSATKVSHKASLKRDIQEAPLSGEDQEKAKKSEFVRGLFLSTMLGDDY
- the LOC103859180 gene encoding probable polygalacturonase isoform X2; its protein translation is MSFADKGGAQLYVPPGKWLTGSFSLTSHLTLFLENGAVIVASQDPSHWGVVEPLPSYGRGIDLPGKRYKSLISGHMLHDVIITGDNGTIDGQGLVWWDRFTSHSLKYNRPHLVEFISSQDITISNVTFLNAPCYTVHAIYSSHVYIDKILAHSSPGSPYTIGIVPDSSDNVCIQNSTINMGYDAISLKSGWDEYGISYSRPTENVHIRNVNLQAASGSSISFGSEMSGGISHVVVDNAFIRNSLTGIAFRTTKGRGGYIREIDVSNIDMWRIGTAIVANGSFGSHPDDKFDANALPIVNGIRLSNVSGVDIGVAGELFGIKESPFRSVALYNVSLLMSSGSSSSDGSWSCSYVYGSSKLVTPEPCPELMRVNNGYGRATF
- the LOC103859177 gene encoding proline-rich antigen homolog, yielding MEAIRFSNLSALLILLLLSLSLCVTSKDQTVSCTMCSSCDNPCNPVPTSSPPPPPTPPSSSGGSGGGSYYYSPPPPPSSSGGGKYPPPYGGYGDGGQSYYYPPASYGNFPTPPPPNPIVPYFPFYYHIPPPGDSGSDRLLGSLLFVIFSLLLCFG